ATAGTGTAACATAATATACAGTCCACCGGTATTCAGGAAGAAATTCCCGGCCCACACGATCATATAGCGGACCATCTGAACATACCTGTTTTTATCGGCAGCATTAAACACCCAACGCCTGCTCACCGTAAAGTGAAACAAACCTCCGGCAACAGAACCCGCCATACCTGCATACCATTCATTTACATAACATACGTAGGCAAGCAACAATGTAGTTGAATAATCGACCAGAGTGGCCGAAAGAGATGTTACTTGTGCTTTCAAAAATGCCATCAGTAGATATGCATGAGTACGATTGATCTCAATAAAATATGCGCATAAACTGCGGCAAGCACATCGTCGAGCATTACCCCCCACCCTCCCGGATATTTCTCCATCCTACGGATATACAGTGGTTTAAATATGTCCATAACTCGGAATAATACCAGCCCTGTCAGCAGGTATTTCCATTCCAGCGGCACAAAAAGCAGGGTAATGCACATGCCTGCCGCCTCGTCTATCACAACCCGGTAACTATCCTTCCCCCATTCCTTCTCTACCACATTACCGGCATAAATACCCAGTATTAATAACAATAGGGTCGCAATTATTTGCCCCCCTATTGAAGAACCACCTGCCTGGGCAAAATACCAAACCAGCAGGCATGCAATGGAAGCATAAGTGCCTCCGCCTTTTCTGATATAGCCTATGCCAAGGCAGGTGGAAAGAATCTTCGCTATTATCATGACATTACTTCCACCAGATCCTGGTAGTAATCCAGTCCCAGGTGCGTAATCAAATCTTCGCCCATCATATGACGGAGCGTATTCTGCATTTTGATCAATTGTTTGAAGATATCATGCTCAGGCCTTAAACCTTCTGCAGTTTGAGGAGATTTCAGGTAGAAAGAAAGCCATTCCTGGATACCAGACATGTTAGCCCTCTTCGCAAGGTCAACGAACAATGCAAGGTCGAGAACTACAGGCGCAGCAAGAATAGAATCGCGGCACAGGAAGTTTACTTTGATCTGCATTTTGTAACCCAGCCATCCGAAGATGTCGATGTTATCCCAGCTTTCTTTGTTATCACCATGTGGCGGATAGAAATTGATCCTCACTTTATGGTAAATATCACCATACAGTTCAGGATTGGTATCAGGCTTGAAGATATCTTCCAGTACACCCAGTTTCGAAACCTCTTTTGTCTTGAAGTTATCAGGATCGTCCAGAACCAGGCCATCCCTGTTACCCAGGATGTTGGTAGAGAACCAGCCGCTAACACCAAGCGCCCTGGCTTGTAAACCTGGAGCAAGGATGGTTTTCATCAGCGTTTGACCGGTTTTGAAATCTTTACCGGCAATAGGCGTGTTGGTTTGTTTAGATAACTCAACCAGTGCAGGAATATCGCAGGTAAGGTTAGGAGCGCCGTTTGCAAAAGGAACGCCCAGTTTGATCGCTGCATAAGCATAGATCATGCTGGGAGAAATATCAGGAGCGTTTTCCTTCAATCCTTTTTCAAAACTTTCTATAGTAGCATGCGTTGCTGTAGGTTCAAAATAAATCTCGGTAGAACCACACCAAACCACTACAACGCGGTTAACATCATTGGCTTCTTTAAAGTTCTCGATATCATCCATTACCTGTTTTGCCAGATCCCATTTGGTAGCGCCGGTTTTAACGAAAGTACCATCAAGGTTCTTAACAAAAGTCCTGTCGAATACAGCTTTCATCGGTTTGATGGCCTCCAGTTCAGGTTTAATAGCCTGTAACAGAGATGCATCCAGCACCTTAGCGTGCATAGCAGCCTGGTAAACATTATCTTCATACAAATCCCATCCGCCGAATACGATATCGGATAGATTCGCTAAAGGCACGAAGTCTTTAATCAAAGGATACCTGTTCTCAGTTCTTTTACCCAAACGGATATTGCCCATTTGCGCAACAGAACCAATTGGTTTTGCAAGGCCCTTGTTCACAGCAATAACACCTGCCATGAAGGTGGTGGAAACTGCTCCCATGCCAGGTGTTAATATACCCAGCTTTCCTTCAGCTTTCCGGATTTGCTCTTTCATATACTTATTGTTTATAGAATAATAGTTCAAAATTGATGAGGGTGTAACTCATGGTATTGCCATATTGCAAACCAGGAAACAGTAGCATTCACTGTTTCCTGGTCCGTAATATCAGCTATCGATATGTCATTTCATTTATCCTTTGGGGGCTTCCAGGTTTTCCTGTTTCAGCAGGTTGGCATACTCTTCTAATTGAAGCTTAGCCTTGCGGGAAGCTTTGATTAATTTGTCAACTGCTTCCTCGATCTGGCTGAAAGTATGAGTAGCCATAAGAGAAAAACGGATCAGAGAATCCTCCGGTGGCACAGCAGGAGAAACTACCGGGTTCACAAATACTCCTTCTTCCTGGAGTATCTTGGTGATCAGGAAGGTCTTGTCATTATCGCGGATATAGATCGGAAGAATAGGGCTTTCCGTTGCTCCCAGATCAAAACCAGCTTCTTCAAGCAGGGTTTTGGCGTAATTCGTATTCTTCCAGAGATTATCAAGATGATGTGGCTCGTTTTCAATCAGGTCAAGCGCAGCAATTACACTCGCTGCAGAAGCCGGCGTCATACTGGCACTGAAAACCAGGGAACGCGCTCTGTGACGTATATAATCAACAACATCGGCATCACCGGCAATAAATCCGCCAAGAGAAGCAAGCGACTTGCTGAACGTACCCATGATAAGATCCACTTCACTCGTAAGCCCGAAATGAGACGCCGTACCAGCACCTTTTTCACCGATAACGCCCAGGCTATGAGCATCATCTACCATAATGTTGCAGCCGTACTTCGAAGCCAGCGCAGTGATCTCAGGCAACTTCACGATATCACCTTCCATGCTGAAAATGCCGTCAACAGCAATCAGCTTTACTGCATTCTCAGGAAGCTGCGACAATTTGAACTCCAGATCAGCCATATCGTTATGGCGGTATTTTATGACCTTGGAAAACGACAGCCGGCAACCGTCAATAATAGAAGCATGATCGTATTCGTCGAGAATAATATAATCGTTACGGCCGGTAATGCAGGACAACACCCCCAGATTCACCTGGAAACCTGTACTGAATACCGCTGCATCTTCCTTCCCTACAAAAGCTGCCAGCCTCCTCTCTAATTCTACATGCAAGTCAAGCGTACCATTAAGAAAACGCGACCCGGCACAACCGGAGCCATACTTCTCCACTGCCTTCTGCGCCGCCGCTTTAATAGCAGGGTGATTGGTAAGACCCAAATATGAATTAGAACCGAACATCAGCACTTTCCGCCCTTCAATCATTACTACAGTATCCTGTGCGGATTCTATCGGACGGAAGTAAGGATATAAGCCCTTCTCTTTAATAACTGCGGCATCCTTAAATGCGGCGATCTTTTCTTTAAGGTTTTTCTGCATTTAACCCGTATTTCAAATTGTATAAACACTCACAGGGAACGAACTCCTAATTTCCGGCGTGTTTTCCTATTTATTCCCCCGCCAAACGCAGCAATTTACTATTTACTATGCTGACAATGAAGTAAAAACTTAAAAAACACAACCGAATAGTTTGGTTGAAGAAACATCAACAAAAATAATAGGATATTAGAACAAATGACCCATTTGTTCAAAATTTATTTAAAAAAAAACATACCCCGTGCAGCGTTTTTCATTTTTTTAAAAAAAGGCAGTTGTGGAAACAACCGCCGTAAATTATAACCAAATCCAACTGTAGACAACTTTACAGGCTCCCGCCTCCTCACTCACACCCGTAGGCATGGCGACCATGAAAAACGACTAAAATTTTAGAACGTAAACGTATTTTAGTCTATAAAATGACAAAAAAAACTAGAAATTCCGGATACCGTTCAACATAATACTCACCAAACTATCCATGGTCCCTTCTATTTCCTCTAATTTGCCATTCAAAATGGACGCGATCTCTACCCCACGCTGCGCACTGATCATTACAAACGCCATCAGGTCAAGATCCGCATTCCCCATATTCTTAAACTCACCGGTCTCTATCCCAAACTCAAGAATATTCTTCACCAGATCTACCTCATTATTATCAAAGTTCCTCCTGATGCCACGCTCTATCTCCGAACAATTCTGCACTTCCCTCACTACCACCTGGTATAAGACACTTATCTGGGCAATTTCCCTAAACTTCATGCGCGTGAAAGCCTCTAATTTTCCGGAAGCCGTAGTTTGCTGAGCAACCGCAGCCTGAATGCGACATAAAATAGCATCCTTCTCACGCTTCATGACAGCGTCAAATATCTCCTCTTTACTCTTGTAATAATAATAGAGCGTACTTTTACCCTTGCCTACAGCACGGGCAATATCCTCCATAGTAGTCTTATTCAGCCCGTAATGGCGGAAAAGTTTGGCGGCCTCCTGCAATACTTCACATCTGATAATATCCTCCTTGGGGAGCGTCATACTTTTAGACCGAATTGGTTTAAAAGTCCAAAATTAAGCGCTTTCTGCTTTCCGTCCACTTTTATTTTTGTTTTTTTATGAACGGCATTCCATCTATACCATTATCGATTTTGGTAATTTCAACGGCCACAACCCTGATTTTATCTCTCACAACATAGAAAGGTTTTACATTTACGTTTATCTATCTTCAATTATCTTATGAGCAAAAAAAGTAACTACTGGCTGAAAAGAGGCCTGCTGGTCATTATTGGCATCGCCCTGTTGGGTGCAGGTTTCGCCTGGTATCTGATCCGCGAAAAATTCTCCGACACAAGCATCGTTAAAGCCGACTACACCGTAACAGCTTCCTCTTTTATCAAAGAATTTGAAAAAGAAGCCGGCGCCGCAAATCAGAAATACACAAACAAGATCATCGAAGTATCAGGTAACGTGTCAGAAAAAGAAGCTCCTTCCGATTCTGTTACCAACATTAAATTTATTGATACAGCAACAGGCTCCTACGTGATTTTTGCATTTCAGGGACAACATATGAAAGAAGCACAAAACCTGAAACAAGGAGCCCCGGTAGCCATCAAGGGCGCCTGCAGCGGCGGACACTTCAGCGAAATACTCGGATTTACCGCAATAGAGTTCAAGCGCTGTGCACTCGCAAATACCGCAAAATAACATCCGTACTCAATCATTACTTATCATAAACAAACATTCATGAAAAAAACAATCTTACTATTGGCATTAGTAGTAGCTACCGGTAGCTTATTCGCACAAAAGAAAACAACCACATCGGCAACTGTAAGCTTCGACGCAACTACTCCCGCCGACGCCCTGCCCAAAGCCGATAATAACACAGTTATCGCAGCCCTTGACCCAAAAACAGGAGACATCCAGTTCGAAGCTACCGTTCAAAACTTCGCGTTCACCAACCCAACCATTCAATCACACTTCAATGGCGAAAAATGGCTGAACTCAGAAAAATACCCCAAATTCACATTCAAAGGCAAACTGTCTAAAGCCGACTTTAAAAAAGACGGCACATATCCCGTAACAGTTACAGGCAACCTAACCGTTAAAGAAACAACCAAAGAAATAACCACCCCCGCTACAGTAACGGTAAAAGCCGGCGTTATCACAGCTACAGCAGCATTCCCGCTTACATTAGCCGACTATGGCATCGTAACAGATGGCAAGAAAATCGCTAAAGAACCCAAAATAACAGTGACCGCAGAATTCAAATAATTAAAAATGGGTTGATCCATACTTGCGATCAACCCATTTTTGAAACGCCGGCGCTCCAACGCAAGTAAAGGCAGAACAACCTGCTCTTCGGTAAGCCTGCGAACAAAAGGATCAGTTAACGGCAAAGCCGCCCAATAAGCGCTTCATGCTGAGGATACAATGAAGTAAGTATGCCAGCCTCTGCCATTTCAAAGTCATCAAAATGAAAACCAGGCGCCACAGTACAGCCGGTAAATGAAAATAAGCTCCCCGGCGCAGGCTCACTGGCAAACCAGCAATTGGCAGGCACTACATACTGAAAACATTCTCCTGCCCCAATATTATTGCCTAATCGCACGACCTCCAGCTGCCCATCCGCATGAATAACATATATCAGCAATGTACTGCCCGCATAAAAATGCCAGCATTCGTCGCTCTTGATTTTATGAAAAGCTGAAAAATTCCCCCGGTCAAGTAAAAAATAGATCGCCGTCGAAAAAGGCCTTGCAGCAGAAAACCGTTGAGGCAACCCTTCAACAGGAATCAACGCATCACTGCGATAAGTTTCTTTGTAAAATCCACCTTCAGGATGAGGTGCTAGCCCGTAAGCCCGTATCAACGCCTGCACCTCTGGTATTGCTGATTCAAAATCCGACATATTCAAATGTAAAGGTAAATCCGCTACCAGCCTCCGCCACCACCACCTCCTCCTCCGCCGCCGGACGAACCGCCGCCACCGCTTCCCGAACTCCAGCTCGAACTGCCAGAACTACCCGAACTGCCGGAACTGCTGCCCGATCTACTTCCCGATGAAACAGCTCCCACCTGCGCACGCTGCAACGAAGTATCCAAACGCTTCGACATAGCGCCGGCAAGCGCTCCATACGCAAAAGCTTCACCCGCATACCAGCCAGGACGATACTCCGTTTGTTTTAACACTCCCTCGAATTTTTTAGCCCATTTATTCTCCAGGTCAAGCGCTATTGCATAGGGCAACAAACGCTCAAACAACTCGGGAGTCAATTCCGGAGGCATCAGCATATTCAGCCGCCG
The Filimonas effusa genome window above contains:
- a CDS encoding GtrA family protein → MKAQVTSLSATLVDYSTTLLLAYVCYVNEWYAGMAGSVAGGLFHFTVSRRWVFNAADKNRYVQMVRYMIVWAGNFFLNTGGLYIMLHYTPVDLAISKILVSVVVGIGYNYVLQKKFVFK
- a CDS encoding phosphatidylglycerophosphatase A family protein, whose protein sequence is MIIAKILSTCLGIGYIRKGGGTYASIACLLVWYFAQAGGSSIGGQIIATLLLLILGIYAGNVVEKEWGKDSYRVVIDEAAGMCITLLFVPLEWKYLLTGLVLFRVMDIFKPLYIRRMEKYPGGWGVMLDDVLAAVYAHILLRSIVLMHIY
- a CDS encoding inositol-3-phosphate synthase yields the protein MKEQIRKAEGKLGILTPGMGAVSTTFMAGVIAVNKGLAKPIGSVAQMGNIRLGKRTENRYPLIKDFVPLANLSDIVFGGWDLYEDNVYQAAMHAKVLDASLLQAIKPELEAIKPMKAVFDRTFVKNLDGTFVKTGATKWDLAKQVMDDIENFKEANDVNRVVVVWCGSTEIYFEPTATHATIESFEKGLKENAPDISPSMIYAYAAIKLGVPFANGAPNLTCDIPALVELSKQTNTPIAGKDFKTGQTLMKTILAPGLQARALGVSGWFSTNILGNRDGLVLDDPDNFKTKEVSKLGVLEDIFKPDTNPELYGDIYHKVRINFYPPHGDNKESWDNIDIFGWLGYKMQIKVNFLCRDSILAAPVVLDLALFVDLAKRANMSGIQEWLSFYLKSPQTAEGLRPEHDIFKQLIKMQNTLRHMMGEDLITHLGLDYYQDLVEVMS
- the spt gene encoding serine palmitoyltransferase, encoding MQKNLKEKIAAFKDAAVIKEKGLYPYFRPIESAQDTVVMIEGRKVLMFGSNSYLGLTNHPAIKAAAQKAVEKYGSGCAGSRFLNGTLDLHVELERRLAAFVGKEDAAVFSTGFQVNLGVLSCITGRNDYIILDEYDHASIIDGCRLSFSKVIKYRHNDMADLEFKLSQLPENAVKLIAVDGIFSMEGDIVKLPEITALASKYGCNIMVDDAHSLGVIGEKGAGTASHFGLTSEVDLIMGTFSKSLASLGGFIAGDADVVDYIRHRARSLVFSASMTPASAASVIAALDLIENEPHHLDNLWKNTNYAKTLLEEAGFDLGATESPILPIYIRDNDKTFLITKILQEEGVFVNPVVSPAVPPEDSLIRFSLMATHTFSQIEEAVDKLIKASRKAKLQLEEYANLLKQENLEAPKG
- a CDS encoding TetR/AcrR family transcriptional regulator, yielding MTLPKEDIIRCEVLQEAAKLFRHYGLNKTTMEDIARAVGKGKSTLYYYYKSKEEIFDAVMKREKDAILCRIQAAVAQQTTASGKLEAFTRMKFREIAQISVLYQVVVREVQNCSEIERGIRRNFDNNEVDLVKNILEFGIETGEFKNMGNADLDLMAFVMISAQRGVEIASILNGKLEEIEGTMDSLVSIMLNGIRNF
- a CDS encoding OB-fold protein → MSKKSNYWLKRGLLVIIGIALLGAGFAWYLIREKFSDTSIVKADYTVTASSFIKEFEKEAGAANQKYTNKIIEVSGNVSEKEAPSDSVTNIKFIDTATGSYVIFAFQGQHMKEAQNLKQGAPVAIKGACSGGHFSEILGFTAIEFKRCALANTAK
- a CDS encoding YceI family protein, with the protein product MKKTILLLALVVATGSLFAQKKTTTSATVSFDATTPADALPKADNNTVIAALDPKTGDIQFEATVQNFAFTNPTIQSHFNGEKWLNSEKYPKFTFKGKLSKADFKKDGTYPVTVTGNLTVKETTKEITTPATVTVKAGVITATAAFPLTLADYGIVTDGKKIAKEPKITVTAEFK
- a CDS encoding cupin domain-containing protein — encoded protein: MSDFESAIPEVQALIRAYGLAPHPEGGFYKETYRSDALIPVEGLPQRFSAARPFSTAIYFLLDRGNFSAFHKIKSDECWHFYAGSTLLIYVIHADGQLEVVRLGNNIGAGECFQYVVPANCWFASEPAPGSLFSFTGCTVAPGFHFDDFEMAEAGILTSLYPQHEALIGRLCR